TTCAAATTATTGTAAATCACCTAAATATTGATGCAGAAAAAGTACAAACAAAATCTTCTTTTATAGAAGACCTTGGGGCAGATAGCTTAGATATTGTAGAAATTGTAATGAGTTTTGAAGAAGAATTTGGAATTGAAATTCCAGACAGCGATGCAGAAAAATTAAAAACAGTTCAAAATGTAATCGATTACTTAGAAAAAAATGTTTCGTAATTTTTTTTACTTTATTAATTCTGCTAAAATTATTTATACGCTTTAATATTTTTTAAAATAATAGCGCCGGTATTTGTATGTCTAAAAAAAGAATTGTTATTACAGGGCAAGGTGTGCTTAGCCCTGTGGGAAATACTCTTGCCACTTTTTGGGATAATTTAATTCAAGGAAAATCGGGCATCACAAACATCACCCAATGCCCTACAGATAATTTAAAAGTTAAAATTGCGGGCGAAGTAAAAAACTTTAACCCCGATGAAGTTTTAAATAAAAAAGACCAAAAAAAAGTAGACCGCTTTATTTTACTAGGCCTGGGTAGCGCTACCCAAGCTATAGCCGATTCGCAACTACAGTTTTCTGACGAACAAGTTATACAAGAAACGGGTATAATTTTAGGAGTTGGCCTAGGAGGTTTGCCCACTATCGAAAAACAGGCAGAGCTGTATTTTTCTGGAAAACGAGTTAGTCCTTTTTTTATCCCCAGCATAATATCTAACTTACTACCAGGGCAGATTAGTTTAAAATACCCTGTTAAAGGCCCACAGTTTACCACAGCTTCGGCCTGCGCCTCGGGAGCCCATGCCATTATTACCGCCGCCAATTACATCCAACAAGGCCTTTGTAATCGTGTGA
The window above is part of the Pseudobdellovibrionaceae bacterium genome. Proteins encoded here:
- a CDS encoding acyl carrier protein; its protein translation is MKDKVIQIIVNHLNIDAEKVQTKSSFIEDLGADSLDIVEIVMSFEEEFGIEIPDSDAEKLKTVQNVIDYLEKNVS